A region of Micromonospora sp. WMMD882 DNA encodes the following proteins:
- a CDS encoding 3-hydroxyacyl-CoA dehydrogenase family protein: MNDRFVVVGAGTMGLGIAYVAAGAGHAVELVEVDRGRAAEAPAALAALWDRAVRRGRLDADAAAAGRDRLTLRASLAEVPAGPGVVVEAVPERLELKRRVLAEAAALRPALLGSNTSSISIGELAVGLPSPERFLGLHFFNPVWAMTLLEVVVGPATTTETTTAAVALARRLGKDPVVVRDLPGFATSRLGVTLGLEAIRMVADGVAAPADIDKAMVLGYRHPVGPLELTDLVGLDVRLDIARTLQAAYGDRFAPPELLVEMVAQGRLGKKSGQGFYHWEGGVKQ, translated from the coding sequence ATGAACGATCGTTTCGTCGTCGTCGGGGCCGGCACCATGGGGCTCGGCATCGCGTACGTGGCGGCCGGCGCGGGCCACGCCGTCGAGTTGGTGGAGGTGGACCGGGGTCGGGCCGCCGAGGCCCCGGCCGCGCTGGCGGCGCTCTGGGACCGGGCGGTCCGACGTGGCCGGCTCGACGCCGACGCGGCGGCGGCCGGCCGTGACCGGCTGACGCTGCGCGCCTCGCTGGCCGAGGTGCCCGCCGGGCCGGGGGTGGTGGTCGAGGCGGTGCCGGAGCGACTGGAGCTGAAACGGCGCGTGCTCGCCGAGGCTGCCGCGCTGCGCCCCGCCCTGCTGGGCAGCAACACCTCCAGCATCTCCATCGGGGAGCTGGCGGTGGGGCTGCCGAGCCCGGAACGCTTCCTCGGGCTGCACTTCTTCAACCCGGTCTGGGCGATGACGCTGCTGGAGGTGGTGGTCGGCCCGGCCACCACGACGGAGACCACCACCGCGGCCGTCGCCCTCGCGCGCCGGCTGGGCAAGGATCCCGTCGTGGTACGCGACCTGCCCGGCTTCGCCACCTCCCGGCTCGGCGTCACGCTCGGGCTGGAGGCGATCCGGATGGTCGCCGACGGGGTGGCCGCCCCGGCCGACATCGACAAGGCGATGGTGCTCGGCTACCGGCATCCGGTCGGGCCGCTGGAGCTGACCGACCTGGTCGGACTGGACGTCCGCCTCGACATCGCCCGCACCCTCCAGGCCGCCTACGGCGACCGGTTCGCGCCGCCGGAGCTGCTGGTGGAGATGGTCGCCCAGGGCCGGCTGGGCAAGAAGTCCGGCCAGGGCTTCTACCACTGGGAAGGCGGCGTGAAACAGTGA
- a CDS encoding DUF2786 domain-containing protein: MSDAMLSKVRKLLAKAEDPACTPAESAACTAKATELIARYGVDRALLAARDPATDPVGDRMVDVVAPYARDKADLLAAVADPLRCRCVRRRQDDGYAMHLFGFASDLARVELLFTSLLVQAAHGLAGAVVPPGAHAAAFRRSWLAGFARVVGERLLAAEEEAVAGATGAGAPSVALVLVDRSERVQRRLTEVYPRLRAAAPRRLAGDGYHSGASAGRRADLGDRTVAGPTRRALGRS, encoded by the coding sequence ATGTCCGACGCGATGCTCAGCAAGGTGCGCAAGCTGCTCGCCAAGGCGGAGGACCCGGCCTGCACCCCCGCCGAGTCGGCGGCCTGCACCGCCAAGGCGACCGAGCTGATCGCCCGCTACGGGGTCGACCGGGCGTTGCTGGCCGCCCGGGACCCGGCCACCGACCCGGTGGGTGACCGCATGGTGGACGTCGTCGCCCCGTACGCCCGGGACAAGGCCGACCTGCTCGCGGCGGTCGCGGACCCGCTGCGCTGCCGTTGCGTACGACGGCGGCAGGACGACGGGTACGCGATGCACCTGTTCGGTTTCGCCAGTGACCTGGCGCGCGTCGAGTTGCTGTTCACCTCGCTGCTGGTGCAGGCGGCGCACGGCCTGGCCGGGGCGGTGGTGCCACCGGGCGCGCACGCCGCGGCGTTCCGCCGTTCGTGGCTGGCCGGGTTCGCCCGGGTGGTCGGGGAGCGGCTGCTCGCCGCCGAGGAGGAGGCGGTCGCCGGGGCGACCGGGGCCGGGGCGCCGTCGGTGGCGCTGGTCCTGGTGGACCGCTCGGAGCGGGTCCAGCGCCGGCTGACCGAGGTCTACCCCCGGCTGCGCGCCGCCGCGCCGCGCCGGCTGGCCGGCGACGGGTACCACTCGGGGGCGAGCGCCGGCCGCCGCGCCGACCTGGGCGACCGTACGGTGGCCGGACCGACCCGCCGTGCCCTGGGCCGGAGCTGA
- a CDS encoding PPOX class F420-dependent oxidoreductase: MTALDRLGAEKYVLLTTFRRDGRAVATPVWVVQDGDALAVWTVADSGKVKRIRRDGTVTVAPCDVRGRPHGPAVPGHATVCDPADTRRIRGLLRRKYRLLGRLTLLGSRLRRGEQGTVGIRVTVG; the protein is encoded by the coding sequence GTGACAGCTCTCGACCGCCTCGGGGCGGAGAAGTACGTCCTGCTCACCACGTTCCGTCGGGACGGCCGGGCGGTGGCCACCCCGGTGTGGGTGGTCCAGGACGGTGACGCCCTGGCGGTCTGGACGGTGGCCGACTCGGGCAAGGTGAAGCGGATCCGGCGGGACGGCACGGTGACGGTGGCCCCGTGCGACGTGCGGGGTCGCCCGCACGGCCCGGCGGTGCCCGGTCACGCGACGGTGTGCGATCCGGCGGACACCCGGCGGATCAGGGGCCTGCTGCGGCGGAAGTACCGGCTGTTGGGCCGGTTGACCCTGCTCGGCAGCCGGCTGCGCCGGGGCGAGCAGGGCACGGTCGGCATCCGGGTGACTGTGGGTTGA
- a CDS encoding class I SAM-dependent methyltransferase — translation MTHEPQLGDVFGEVVRDAFAVHTGVGPRPLVGGRSPRPVIEIIERDDGLINGAPAAHYLAAPQDWPPYDHRAVARVRGATLDVGVGAGRIALLLQEQGVPVTGLDTSAGALAVCRRRGVRDLVHGTVDAHVADGRRYDTFLLLGNNLGLIEGPDRAPAFLAALAALARPGAQVIAQGTDPYGTRDPVHTGYHERNRRQGRLGGQLRLRLRYRELGTPWFDYLVCSVEELATLVDGTAWTLDDVDDRDAPYYLATLRLRRREGPSS, via the coding sequence ATGACGCACGAACCGCAGCTCGGTGACGTGTTCGGCGAGGTGGTCCGGGACGCGTTCGCGGTGCACACCGGGGTCGGCCCCCGGCCGCTGGTCGGCGGGCGGTCGCCCCGACCGGTCATCGAGATCATCGAACGGGACGACGGGCTGATCAACGGCGCCCCGGCCGCGCACTACCTCGCCGCCCCGCAGGACTGGCCGCCGTACGACCACCGGGCCGTGGCGCGGGTCCGGGGCGCCACCCTGGACGTCGGGGTCGGGGCCGGCCGGATCGCGCTGCTGCTCCAGGAGCAGGGCGTACCGGTGACCGGGCTGGACACCTCGGCCGGGGCGCTGGCGGTGTGCCGCCGCCGGGGCGTACGGGACCTGGTGCACGGCACGGTCGACGCGCACGTCGCCGACGGGCGGCGGTACGACACGTTCCTGCTGCTCGGCAACAACCTCGGGCTGATCGAGGGACCGGACCGGGCGCCCGCCTTCCTGGCCGCGCTGGCGGCGCTGGCCCGCCCCGGCGCGCAGGTGATCGCGCAGGGCACCGACCCGTACGGCACCCGCGACCCGGTGCACACCGGCTACCACGAGCGGAACCGGCGGCAGGGTCGGCTGGGCGGGCAGTTGCGGCTGCGGCTGCGGTACCGGGAGCTGGGCACCCCGTGGTTCGACTATCTGGTCTGCTCGGTCGAGGAGCTGGCCACCCTGGTCGACGGCACCGCCTGGACGCTCGACGACGTCGACGACCGGGACGCCCCGTACTACCTCGCCACCCTCCGCCTGCGACGTCGGGAAGGGCCCTCGTCCTGA
- a CDS encoding SRPBCC family protein, whose protein sequence is MGEIAEPDAVRQDVDRFSLRSTLLVPASPEEAFTGFTDLTNWWVAEYTWSGPDFLTELGIEPRAGGMLYEIGPHGFRSDWGRVLTWEPPGRLVFIWQIGPDRVPVPDPSKASEVEVLFRADGPERTRVEVEHRHFDRHGSAAEGYRQALTAGWHEMLTRYLHSLRSRPQPA, encoded by the coding sequence ATGGGAGAGATCGCTGAGCCGGATGCCGTCCGTCAGGATGTCGACCGGTTCTCGCTCCGCAGCACTCTTCTCGTTCCCGCCTCCCCCGAGGAGGCATTCACCGGCTTCACCGACCTGACCAACTGGTGGGTCGCCGAGTACACCTGGTCCGGGCCGGACTTCCTCACCGAGCTGGGCATCGAGCCCCGGGCCGGCGGCATGCTCTACGAGATCGGGCCGCACGGCTTCCGTTCGGACTGGGGCCGCGTGCTCACCTGGGAGCCGCCCGGCCGCCTGGTCTTCATCTGGCAGATCGGCCCCGACCGGGTGCCCGTGCCGGACCCGTCCAAGGCCAGCGAGGTGGAGGTGCTGTTCCGGGCCGACGGCCCGGAACGGACCCGGGTGGAGGTCGAGCACCGGCACTTCGACCGGCACGGCAGCGCGGCGGAGGGCTACCGGCAGGCGTTGACCGCCGGCTGGCACGAGATGCTCACCCGCTACCTGCACTCGCTCCGCAGCCGCCCGCAGCCGGCCTGA
- a CDS encoding BldC family transcriptional regulator has protein sequence MASRTHEPEPLLTPAEVASMFRVDPKTVTRWAKAGKLSAIRTLGGHRRYRESEVRALLQGQIPQQRQGD, from the coding sequence ATGGCATCGCGAACGCACGAACCAGAGCCGCTGCTCACACCGGCCGAGGTGGCGTCGATGTTCCGTGTCGACCCGAAGACCGTGACCCGGTGGGCCAAGGCGGGCAAGCTCAGCGCGATCCGTACGCTGGGCGGGCACCGTCGTTACCGCGAGTCGGAGGTACGCGCCCTGCTCCAGGGGCAGATCCCCCAGCAGCGTCAGGGAGACTGA
- a CDS encoding enoyl-CoA hydratase/isomerase family protein, whose translation MSGLRVEERPDRLVVTLARPEKRNAIDADLIRELHEVCAELEARPRLLLLTGGVDGIFAGGADIGQLRERGRLDALAAINSAAFARIRALPLPTVAAVDGPALGGGAELAYACDLRVCTARAVFGQPEVRLGILAGAGATYRLPALVGEARAKELLFTGRRVDADEALRIGLVNRVVPEPADLLDCAHGLLDEMAKGSTLALRLTKLAVDAPAAAHPQLDLVSQAVLFEDEEKRRRMTDFLERRRSR comes from the coding sequence GTGAGCGGGTTGCGGGTGGAGGAGCGGCCGGACCGGCTGGTGGTGACGCTGGCCCGGCCGGAGAAACGCAACGCCATCGACGCGGACCTGATCCGCGAGCTGCACGAGGTGTGCGCCGAGCTGGAGGCCCGCCCCCGGCTGCTGCTGCTCACCGGGGGCGTCGACGGCATCTTCGCGGGCGGGGCGGACATCGGCCAGCTCCGCGAGCGGGGCCGGTTGGACGCGCTCGCCGCGATCAACTCGGCGGCGTTCGCCCGGATCCGGGCGCTGCCGCTGCCGACCGTGGCGGCCGTCGACGGGCCGGCGCTGGGCGGCGGCGCGGAGCTGGCGTACGCCTGCGATCTGCGGGTGTGCACGGCGCGCGCGGTGTTCGGTCAGCCGGAGGTGCGGCTGGGCATCCTGGCCGGCGCGGGCGCGACGTACCGGCTGCCGGCGCTGGTCGGCGAGGCCCGGGCCAAGGAGCTGCTGTTCACCGGTCGGCGGGTGGACGCCGACGAGGCGCTGCGGATCGGCCTGGTCAACCGGGTGGTGCCCGAGCCGGCCGACCTGCTCGACTGCGCGCACGGCCTGCTCGACGAGATGGCCAAGGGGTCGACGCTGGCGTTGCGGCTGACCAAGCTGGCCGTCGACGCCCCGGCGGCGGCCCATCCGCAGCTCGACCTGGTCAGCCAGGCGGTGCTCTTCGAGGACGAGGAGAAACGCCGGCGGATGACGGACTTCCTGGAGCGGCGGCGTTCCCGGTAG
- a CDS encoding ABC transporter substrate-binding protein gives MLGSRGSRMATLAACAALLLTTGACGTDQQQPEEGDTHQVRLYGTDGNMLNTYPGELKDRAHLVDGMKGTTPLTPLPEDFKRRLRAVDPELKDFLYAAESYDAVLISALAAQLAGRTAPAAVAKQINGVTNEGQRCEDAAGCLELARAGQDIEYRSVSMTRAGFTDAGEPATASYGTLHFDDQRLNDGKTEFVGAGDESAASTKAPPKGFRQRGKVPASSGAPLVLGGLLPRTGALALAYPPLAAGAALAVREINAAGGVLGEPVVWLDGDDGTAPNVAKATVASHLREGAHVIIGAGASGISMAVLPEVVAAGRILFSPSNTDSALTEVDDKGLYFRTAPPDSLQGRALADVILRDGPRKVALVARKDSYGEGLQGFVRTELERAGLGADAVRLLTYEPPADADAPPVDFSAGAREIKEFGADAVLLIGFAESAAVILALDDADVPVQP, from the coding sequence ATGCTCGGATCACGCGGCTCGCGGATGGCCACGCTGGCCGCCTGCGCGGCGCTCCTGCTCACCACCGGGGCGTGCGGGACGGACCAACAGCAGCCGGAAGAGGGCGACACCCACCAGGTGCGCCTCTACGGCACCGACGGCAACATGCTCAACACCTACCCGGGTGAGCTGAAGGACCGGGCCCACCTGGTCGACGGCATGAAGGGCACCACGCCGCTGACGCCGCTGCCGGAGGACTTCAAACGCCGGCTGCGGGCCGTCGACCCCGAGTTGAAGGACTTCCTCTACGCGGCCGAGTCGTACGACGCGGTGCTGATCAGCGCGCTCGCCGCCCAGCTCGCCGGCCGTACCGCCCCGGCGGCCGTCGCGAAGCAGATCAACGGCGTCACCAACGAGGGCCAACGCTGCGAGGACGCCGCCGGCTGCCTGGAGCTGGCCCGGGCCGGTCAGGACATCGAGTACCGCAGCGTCTCGATGACCCGGGCCGGTTTCACCGACGCCGGTGAGCCGGCCACCGCCAGTTACGGCACCCTGCACTTCGACGACCAGCGGCTCAACGACGGCAAGACCGAGTTCGTGGGCGCCGGTGACGAGTCGGCGGCGAGCACCAAGGCCCCGCCGAAGGGCTTCCGGCAGCGCGGCAAGGTGCCGGCCAGCAGTGGCGCGCCGCTCGTCCTCGGTGGGCTGCTGCCCCGCACCGGCGCGCTCGCGCTGGCGTACCCGCCGCTGGCGGCCGGGGCCGCGCTGGCCGTACGGGAGATCAACGCCGCCGGCGGGGTGCTCGGCGAGCCGGTGGTCTGGCTCGACGGCGACGACGGCACCGCCCCGAACGTCGCGAAGGCCACCGTGGCGTCGCACCTCCGCGAGGGGGCGCACGTCATCATCGGCGCCGGCGCGTCCGGCATCTCGATGGCCGTGCTGCCGGAGGTGGTGGCGGCCGGCCGGATCCTGTTCTCCCCGTCGAACACCGACTCCGCCCTGACCGAGGTGGACGACAAGGGCCTCTACTTCCGTACCGCGCCGCCGGACAGCCTCCAGGGGCGGGCGCTGGCCGACGTGATCCTGCGGGACGGCCCCCGCAAGGTGGCGCTGGTGGCCCGCAAGGACTCGTACGGCGAGGGCCTTCAGGGTTTCGTCCGCACCGAGCTGGAACGGGCCGGTCTCGGAGCCGACGCGGTCCGGCTGCTCACCTACGAGCCGCCGGCGGACGCCGACGCCCCGCCTGTCGACTTCAGCGCCGGCGCCCGCGAGATCAAGGAGTTCGGCGCGGACGCGGTGCTGCTCATCGGCTTCGCCGAGTCGGCGGCGGTGATCCTCGCCCTCGACGACGCGGACGTGCCGGTCCAGCCGTGA